A window of Paenibacillus phoenicis genomic DNA:
ATCGGTAAGCAGTTCCTTGTAATCCCCGTAAGCCTTAGGAATATTCAGCTTCTCGGCGACAGCCCGGGCTTTTTCCTCATTTTGCTCGGCGATGGCGACGACCTGAACGAATCCCAGCCTGCGGATCGCTTCGATATGGGCCGGTCCGATAAATCCGCTCCCGATAATGCCAACGTTGATCGTCTTGTTCATCTCTCCGTCCTCCCCAATTCGGTTCTTATTTCTTCATCGCTTTTTTGCCGAAAGCTACCGCCAGAATAATAATCAATCCCTTAATGATCATTTGCTGGCTGACGTCCAGTCCCATAATGATCAGCCCGTTGTTAATCGTTCCGATCATGAGCGAGCCGACAACCGTGCCAATGATCGTGCCCACTCCTCCGAACAGGCTAGTGCCGCCCAGAATGACCGCGGCAATAACCGACAGCTCGTCTCCTTCGCCGAAGGAAAATCGTCCGGCGTTCATGCGCCCCGCATACAAGAGCCCGGCCAATCCGGCCATAAAGCCCGTGCCCAAGAACACCCAAAGCTTCACTTTCATCGTCTTGACGCCGGAGAAACGCGCCGCGCTCTCGTTCCCGCCGGTCGCCAGCACTTGCCGGCCAAAGGAGGTTTTGCGAAGCAGAATATGGGCGATCACCGTGAAGACTAAAGTCCAAATCAGCAGAATCGGCACAGGACCGATATCCCCCGATCCGAAAATAAAGTTGAACTGTTCATGGACAATGGATACCGGAGCCGTTCCCGTAATCCACATCGCCATCCCTTTGACCGCCCCCATCGTCCCTAAGGTGACGAGGAAGGAGGGGATCGCCACCTTGGTCACCAGAAGCCCGTTAATGAGGCCGATGATAAGGCCCGTGCCTACCCCGGCGATCAAGCCGCCAAAAAGCCCGAATCCGGCTTGCAGCGCAAGCGCGCCGACCAGCGAAGATAGGGCGGTGATGGAGCCGACCGACAGGTCGATTTCCCCCGTGCTAATGACGAAGGTCATGGCAAGCGCCATCAGCGTAATGGTCGTCGTCTGCCTTACGATATTGAGCAGATTGCCGACCGTAAGGAATCCGTCGTCAAACAGCATGACGGAAAAATAAACGAACACGCCTACAAACGCCAAATAAACGATATAATCCCGCCAATCGAATTTTTTGAGGCTAAGCGCCGTTTTGGCCGTCTGCACGTTAGAATCCCTGGATTGCATATTGCAGCTCCTCCTCTGATTGAATGTCTCTGCGGTCAAGTTCTCTTTTGACGCGTCCTTCATGCAGCACGATCACCCGATCGCTAAGCGCCAGAAGTTCGGGGAGTTCCGAAGAAACAACAACAATTCCCTTGCCGCTGTCGGCCATTTCCCGCACGATATCAATGATTTCCGTCTTCGCTCCGATATCCACGCCGATGGTCGGCTCGTCCAGCAGCAGCACCGTCGGTTCGTTAGCCAGCCATTTGGCCAAGACGATTTTTTGCTGATTGCCTCCGGACAGAAGATTCACCTGCTTAAAAATGCCATCCGTCTTAATATTCAGCTTCCGCACAAAGCGCTCGCTGATTTGGTTCGATTTTCTGTCGTCCAGTAGCAATCCTTTCTTCAGCTTGGACAAAATCGGCAGGATCATGTTCTCCTTTACGCTGTGCTGAAGCACCAGTCCCTGCATCCGCCGGTCCTCCGGGATCATCGCCAGCCCGGCTTCGATCGCGTCGCGCACGCTGCCGATCTTCTTTGGCTTCCCTTCGATCAAAATTTCGCCGCTTTCGATGGGCGCGATTCCGAAGATCGCCCGCAATAGCTCCGTTCTTCCGCTTCCCATTAACCCGGCTATGCCGACAATTTCTCCCGGGTAGACGCGCAGGCTGACATCCTTAACCTTCGTTCCCGAGGTCAGCTTCTTCACTTCCAGCACCGGCGCCAAATCGGTCGAATAGCTCCGCTCTTTCCACTCAAACGCTTTGTTGAACTCCATGCCCACGATATGCTGGATCACCGTATCCATATCCGTCTCGGCGATCACTTCCGTCGTAACCTTCTTTCCGTCTCTCATCACGGTGACGCGGTCGCAGATTTGAAAAATTTCATCCATCCGGTGGGAAATATAGATGATGGAATAATCTTTTTCTTTCAGACGTCTGATAAAAGAGAACAAAATTTCCGTTTCGCTCTTGGTCAGCGAAGAGGTCGGTTCATCCATGATCAATATTTTGGCTTCTTGCGACAGCGCTTTGGCGATTTCGGTCATCTGCCAATAGCCGACGCCCAGATTTTGCACCAGTTCCGTAGGCTTGATGTTTACGCCGAGTTCATGGAGAAGCCGCTCCGTCTTGCGCTCGTTCTCCTTATCGTCAAGCAGACCTGCCGCCGTTTTGGCTTCCCTGCCGAGAAAAATATTCTGGGACACGGTTAACGTGGGAATTAAGCTGAACTCTTGAAAAATCATCGAAATTTTATTCTTTTGCGCGTCCTCGAAACTTTTGATGCTTACCGGCTCGCCATCGATATAAATCTCTCCCTGATCGGCGTTGTAAACTCCGGTCAGTATTTTCATCAGCGTGGATTTTCCGGCTCCATTCCCGCCCATCAAGGCGTGTACTTCGCCCTTTTTTAAGGAAAAGTCAACGTTTTGCAGAACCTTGACGCCGTTAAACGCTTTGCTGATGCCTTTCATTTCGAGTACGTTACGGTCCATGATGTCTCACCTTCTTTACCAGGAAGCAAGGGAACGGTTTGCAGGCCGTCCCCGCTTCCGCAAATTTGGTTACTTTGCCGCGGCGTTCTTCACGCTGTCGGGAGCGTCTACGCCGTAGATCAGCTTCCAGCTCTCAAGCACATTCTCTTTGGTGACTTTGATCGCCGGAGAAGCCACGTAAGCGGGCGCCTCCTTGCCCAACAGGGCATAGCCTGCCAGGATCGCCTGCGCTACCCCCTGGTCATATGGAAGCTGCGCGCCAAGCCCTTTCACAATGCCGTCCGAAGCAATCGAGATCGCGACGTTGGTTCCCAGATCGACTGTCGTCACCACCAGATCATTTCGCCCCGCCGTGCGGGCCGCGGCCATCACGCCTTCTGCCGGCACGTCCCAGGGAGCAAAGATGCCGTCGATATCGGGATACTTCGTTAGCATTCCGGCGGCAACCTCCTGCCCTTTATTGGGATCTGTAATACCGCCTTTGGTGACGATTTCAATATTCGGGTATTTTTCTTTTATCGTCGCTTCAAAAGCATCCGAACGGTTCTTCGTCACAAAGAAGTTCACGTCATGGTACACGATGCCGACTTTGCCTTTCCCGCCAAGCTTTTCGGCCATAATGTCAGCCGCCAGGACGCCGTTGCCGTAGTTGTCGCCCGACACGATGCTGATATAATCCTTGCCTGCGACAAGCCCGTCAGCCGCCCCATCCATAAATACCAGCTTGACGCCTTGCTGAACGGCTTTCTTGTAAGCGCCCGCGGTCGATACCGAATCGACCGGCACGGAAATCATCACATCCGGCTTCTTGGCGAGCACGGTTTCGATATCGTTCACCTGCTTCTCCGCCTTGAACTGCGCATCCGTTACGGCTATGACTTCGATGCCCATTTGTTTGAACGTATTCTTCATGGCGTTCACAGCGGCGGACATATAGTCCGTACCGGAGTAGTGCATGACAATCGCCGCTTTGTATTTCCCTTCCTTGATCTTCTGAAGCTCCTCCTCGGTAAGCTTCAGCGACTTGGCCGATACGGCCTGCACGCCGCCCGGACCTTTATCGAGCACCTCGAGGTCGGGAATATTCGGGTTGATCGTAAGCGGCCCCGAAGTGGCGCTGTAATTCGGATTCTCCTGCCCGGCTCCGGTGTTGGTTGCGGCGTTTTGCTTGCCGCAGCCTGCAATCGCAAGACTAAGCGCAAGCGCCAGGCAAGTTCCCATCCATACTTTTTTCATTTTGTTCCCCCCTGGTATTTTGTGATCGCTTTCAAGCTGTCCCCCGGCTGCTTGATACCCACAGTATAGAGCGCCGGATCGGCTTGAAATAGAAGACGAATTTAGCTATGTGGGGGGATGTTTTTAGCGCTTACAACACGCCCGGCTCCGGGCATAAGAAAAACGTCTATCGACGTACATTCAATGTAGCCAGACCGCGTTTAGCGGAAGTTTTTCTTGCGATATCAGGATGCCGATCCCCCGAAGTTTATACTTTCTGATATCTTAAAAAAATCCCGGCGCGGCCTTTAAGAAACGGCGCTCCGGGATGAGCGGATGTTCGCTCTAGGTTGGATGTGTTTGTTGGAGGTTCATCTTAACTTTTATGGTATCCGGCCTGCCGCATCAGCCCTCTCACCTCCGCCGCCGCATCGGAAAGCGCATCTTGCGCCGTTTTTTCGCCGGTGAGGTATTCATGGACAGCGGACTGCACCGCATCCGATACTTGTTCGTAATTCGTGATGCGCGGCCGGCCTACGCCGACTCTTAACGAATCTCCAAGTACGCGGTAATACTCGCGGAGGGACGGATCGGTGATATGCTGAGCTTGTTCATAAGCCGATTTTCGGGTCACATGGTGGTTAAACTTCAAATACCCCATCTGGGACTGAGGACTCGTCAAATATTCCGCCAGCGCATAAGCGTCCTCCTTCTGCCGGGAGTAACGGTTGATCGCCAGCCCCCAAGAACCGAAATGGGGGCCTCGGATCAAAGCGCCGCTTTCCATCGTTCCCGGAAACATAAAGTACCCCACTTCTCCGCCGACCTTCGGATTCAGCCTCATGTTGTGATAGTTCATCCCCATCGCCGCTTTTCCGAATTCGAACACGACGGAGACTTCGTCCCACGTATAGGTTAAGACGTCCGGCGGCGTAATCTTGTACTCGTTAATCCAGCTCCCGTAAGTTTGCAGCGCCTCTACCCCTTCCTTGCTCTGAAAAGCCGGCTCAAAATCATCGTCAAACAAACGGCCGCCAAAGGAGTTGAGGAAGGATTTGAAATCCACGAAATTCGCTTCGTGTCGGCTTCCCATCAACGTCGTTCCGTACAAGTCCGTCTTGCCGTCGCCATCCGTATCCCGGGTAAAAAACTTGGCGAGTTGGGCATATTCGTCGAAGGTGCGGGGAATCTCAAGCTCCCGGCCATACAATCGCCGGAATTCTTCCCGATACTGCGGCGATTCAAACAGGTCTTTGCGATAGCTGACCGTCAGCGCGTTCGATTGAATCGGCAGGCTCCATATTTCAAAACCAGCCGACGTAATCCCGTCTAAACTTACCGTCTCCAGCGAAGGAGGCTCCGCTTGGGGAGAGTCCAGCCTAAAGACGGAAGTGTCCAGGAAGACTTTGGCGATAAAATCGTCTAGCTTGATCGAATCCGGATGATTCGACTGCTTGATATAGGAGCTTAGCGGCTCCAGATGCTCAATCACTTTGGGCATCCATGGGGTATCGACTGCGATCAGATCATAGGTTCCCTTCCCCTGCGCAAGCTCCGAGAACACCTTTTCCTGAAGATTGTTGTAGGGGAGCGCCTCCACTTCGATGCGGATGCCGGTCTGCCGGGAATACGTCTCCATGGCGTCGATAACGGCTTCCGGCCCGGCTTCATGGTTTGAGTACAGCACGCGAAGCACCTGCTGCTGCGCCCGGCTCTCCTTCTCGTCCGGCTTCGCTGGCTCGATCATGCGGTCCAAGCAGCCGGTGCCGGCCGCGAAGGCCAGCAGCGCAAAAACGATCTTCAGGAGTAGCACGTTGTTTTTGTTCATACTTTTCCCCCCTTACATGCTGTATGTTCCCAGAGTTAATCCGACGCTATACCGTGACTTTTGCGAAACTCGGAGGGAGACAGTCCGAACTCCTTCTTAAACTTACTCCGGAAATAAGGGTAATCCGCATATCCGACCTCTTCCGCGATTTCATTGATTTTTTTGTTCGTTTCAAGTAGCAGAGTCCGGGCCATACGGAGCCGCTTCTGCGTCAAATATTTCACAAAATTCATGCCGGTCTGCTGCTTGAAGATTCGGCTTAACGTAACCGGGTGGACGTTGACCTCCTCGGCGATCCATTCCAGGCTTACGTTCGGGTCACTGCAGTTTTCGACAAGGCGGAGCGCTTCAAGAAGCCAAGGCTGCAGCCCGGAAGCGTGCTGCTCCTGCTGCTGTTCAAGGTTTTTTAGCGCCTTAACTCCGCCAAGAACTATTTTTTTGATTTTACCCTTCAGCTCATCCCAAGTACGATGCCTTGCTACCCAATCGGCCCAGTAATATAAGGTGTCTTCTTCCAGATAAATGATCTCCTGCTTGCTTAGCCCCTCATCCAAGAGCGACATCAGATAACCGCATTCCTTCTGCAGCTCCTCATACCCGGCTTGCTCCAAGCAGTCAAACCATCGCTCAAGGTCGCGCTCAAGTCCCGCAAAATCTCCGCCTCTGGCCCGGCTGATCATCTCCTGCCGCATTTTCGCGGCCCGCTTCGCCGCCTCCTTCCGCTCTTTCGGGTTGAGCGCCGCCTCTTCACCTTTAAGCTGAAAAAAAGCGATTTGCCGGTTCCTCCGATATTGAAGCAGCAGCGCTTCGGCAAATTTCTTCTTTTCCCTAAAGCACCCTCCGCCTTGATCCAGATTGGTTTGCACGACCTTTCCCCGGCTCCCCGCATCCGTAACAAACGTAAGCAGTATTTCCCGGGAGAGAAAATCCGCCGACGGCGGCCCATCCTCAAATTGTATGCGCTTCCATATTCGCTCATCAAACCATAGGCTTGTATTGACCGGATGGATCTCCTTCAGAATCGCCCGTACTCCAGGCTCCTTGG
This region includes:
- a CDS encoding ABC transporter permease — its product is MQSRDSNVQTAKTALSLKKFDWRDYIVYLAFVGVFVYFSVMLFDDGFLTVGNLLNIVRQTTTITLMALAMTFVISTGEIDLSVGSITALSSLVGALALQAGFGLFGGLIAGVGTGLIIGLINGLLVTKVAIPSFLVTLGTMGAVKGMAMWITGTAPVSIVHEQFNFIFGSGDIGPVPILLIWTLVFTVIAHILLRKTSFGRQVLATGGNESAARFSGVKTMKVKLWVFLGTGFMAGLAGLLYAGRMNAGRFSFGEGDELSVIAAVILGGTSLFGGVGTIIGTVVGSLMIGTINNGLIIMGLDVSQQMIIKGLIIILAVAFGKKAMKK
- a CDS encoding sugar ABC transporter ATP-binding protein, whose translation is MDRNVLEMKGISKAFNGVKVLQNVDFSLKKGEVHALMGGNGAGKSTLMKILTGVYNADQGEIYIDGEPVSIKSFEDAQKNKISMIFQEFSLIPTLTVSQNIFLGREAKTAAGLLDDKENERKTERLLHELGVNIKPTELVQNLGVGYWQMTEIAKALSQEAKILIMDEPTSSLTKSETEILFSFIRRLKEKDYSIIYISHRMDEIFQICDRVTVMRDGKKVTTEVIAETDMDTVIQHIVGMEFNKAFEWKERSYSTDLAPVLEVKKLTSGTKVKDVSLRVYPGEIVGIAGLMGSGRTELLRAIFGIAPIESGEILIEGKPKKIGSVRDAIEAGLAMIPEDRRMQGLVLQHSVKENMILPILSKLKKGLLLDDRKSNQISERFVRKLNIKTDGIFKQVNLLSGGNQQKIVLAKWLANEPTVLLLDEPTIGVDIGAKTEIIDIVREMADSGKGIVVVSSELPELLALSDRVIVLHEGRVKRELDRRDIQSEEELQYAIQGF
- a CDS encoding substrate-binding domain-containing protein, translated to MKKVWMGTCLALALSLAIAGCGKQNAATNTGAGQENPNYSATSGPLTINPNIPDLEVLDKGPGGVQAVSAKSLKLTEEELQKIKEGKYKAAIVMHYSGTDYMSAAVNAMKNTFKQMGIEVIAVTDAQFKAEKQVNDIETVLAKKPDVMISVPVDSVSTAGAYKKAVQQGVKLVFMDGAADGLVAGKDYISIVSGDNYGNGVLAADIMAEKLGGKGKVGIVYHDVNFFVTKNRSDAFEATIKEKYPNIEIVTKGGITDPNKGQEVAAGMLTKYPDIDGIFAPWDVPAEGVMAAARTAGRNDLVVTTVDLGTNVAISIASDGIVKGLGAQLPYDQGVAQAILAGYALLGKEAPAYVASPAIKVTKENVLESWKLIYGVDAPDSVKNAAAK
- a CDS encoding ABC transporter substrate-binding protein, which gives rise to MNKNNVLLLKIVFALLAFAAGTGCLDRMIEPAKPDEKESRAQQQVLRVLYSNHEAGPEAVIDAMETYSRQTGIRIEVEALPYNNLQEKVFSELAQGKGTYDLIAVDTPWMPKVIEHLEPLSSYIKQSNHPDSIKLDDFIAKVFLDTSVFRLDSPQAEPPSLETVSLDGITSAGFEIWSLPIQSNALTVSYRKDLFESPQYREEFRRLYGRELEIPRTFDEYAQLAKFFTRDTDGDGKTDLYGTTLMGSRHEANFVDFKSFLNSFGGRLFDDDFEPAFQSKEGVEALQTYGSWINEYKITPPDVLTYTWDEVSVVFEFGKAAMGMNYHNMRLNPKVGGEVGYFMFPGTMESGALIRGPHFGSWGLAINRYSRQKEDAYALAEYLTSPQSQMGYLKFNHHVTRKSAYEQAQHITDPSLREYYRVLGDSLRVGVGRPRITNYEQVSDAVQSAVHEYLTGEKTAQDALSDAAAEVRGLMRQAGYHKS
- a CDS encoding response regulator transcription factor; translated protein: MKICVADDEMEVRLSIIQKLTALFPDEQIFDVGFGRQAAEQITLVKPDLVFLDIRMPEMDGIEILRFLKETSSRIHVVIISGYDEFEYARKSLQLGAMDYLLKPADRTQLSEIVEKVQKELTAALLTELDLLVSKEPGVRAILKEIHPVNTSLWFDERIWKRIQFEDGPPSADFLSREILLTFVTDAGSRGKVVQTNLDQGGGCFREKKKFAEALLLQYRRNRQIAFFQLKGEEAALNPKERKEAAKRAAKMRQEMISRARGGDFAGLERDLERWFDCLEQAGYEELQKECGYLMSLLDEGLSKQEIIYLEEDTLYYWADWVARHRTWDELKGKIKKIVLGGVKALKNLEQQQEQHASGLQPWLLEALRLVENCSDPNVSLEWIAEEVNVHPVTLSRIFKQQTGMNFVKYLTQKRLRMARTLLLETNKKINEIAEEVGYADYPYFRSKFKKEFGLSPSEFRKSHGIASD